GCGCTCGTAACGTTGGTGCGCCTCCATCTCCCGCCGGAACTCCTCGCTCTCCTTCATCAGGATCTTGGCGATGGCTTCGTCCCGTTTCTCCATCCTCCCTCCTTGCGGCTCCTCCCCCCGAGGCCGGCGCCTAAGCGGGCGGCGGTGGGACAGGGACCGCATCCTACGAGCAGGATCCGGCCGTGTCAACGCATCCACCCGTATTTTCAACGCTTTTACAGCGAGGCCAAAAACCGTTTCCGGCGGGAGAAACCCTCCCGGCGGTTCCTTGACCGTGGAACCGCCCCTGTACTACGTTCGGCGGCGGTTTGTGGGAGTTTCGGCCACGCCGGCCACCCGGGGCAAGGAGACCGGCTCGATGGAGCGTTTCGACTTTCTGGTGCTCGGCAGCGGGATCGGCGGGCTCACGTTCGCCCTGGAGGTGGCCGAGACCGGGACCGTGGGGGTGGTCACCAAGAAGGAGCGGGGGGAGTCCAACACCAACTACGCCCAGGGCGGCATCGCCGCCGTGTTGGACCCGGAGGACTCCTTCGAGTCCCACGTGGCCGACACCCTGGAGGCCGGGGCCGGGCTGTGCCACCGAGAGGTGGTGGAACGGGTGGTGCGGGAGGCGCCCGAGCACATCCGCCGGCTGGCCCGCTGGGGGGTCGAGTTCACCCCGGCGAAGCGAGCCGGGCTTGCCTTCGATCTGGGCCAGGAGGGCGGACACTCCCGCCGACGCATCGTGCACGCCCGGGACATGACCGGCCGCGAGGTGGAGCAGGCCCTGCTCCGCAGGGCCCGGGAGAGCGGGAGCATCCGGTTCTTCGAGAACCACTTCGCCGTCGACCTGATCCGGGACTCCGCAGGCCGGTGTGGGGGGGCCCACGTGCTCGCCGCCGACGGCCGGATCGTGCCGTTCCTGGCGCCGGTCACGTGCCTGGCCACCGGCGGCGCGGGCAAGGTGTACCTGTACACCTCCAACCCCGACATCGCCTCGGGCGACGGCCTGGCCATGGCCTACCGGGCCGGCGCAACCCTGGCGAACCTGGAGTTCATGCAGTTCCATCCCACCTGCCTGTACCACCCCCAGGCCAAGAACTTCCTGATCAGCGAGGCCGTGCGGGGCGAGGGCGGGGTGCTGAGGTTGCGCTCCGGCGAGACGTTCATGGAGCGATACCACCCCCGGGGCTGCCTGGCTCCCCGGGACGTGGTGGCCCGGGCCATCGACGCCGAGATGAAACGCACCGGCGACGAGCACGTGCTCCTGGACATCTCACACCGGGATCCCGAGTTCGTGCGCAGCCGGTTCCCGGGCATCCATGCGGCGTGCCTCCGGTACGGCATCGACATCACGCGGGACCCGATCCCGGTGGTGCCGGCGGCCCACTACCTGTGCGGCGGGGTCTGGGTGGACGCCCGCGGCCGGTCGGACGTGCCGGGGCTGTACGCGGTGGGCGAGGTGGCGTGCACCGGGCTCCACGGGGCCAACCGCCTCGCCAGCAACAGCCTGCTGGAGGCCCTGGTGTTCGCCACGGCGGCGGCCCGGGACGCGCGCGTCCGGGCCCGGCAGGCCGGGCCCATCGACCCGCCCCCGCCGTGGGAGGCAGGGGGCAGCCGGGAGCCCGACGAGGACGTGGTGGTCACCCAGAACTGGGACGAGATCCGCCGGACCATGTGGAACTACGTCGGGATCGTGCGCACCGACCGCCGCCTGTCCCGGGCCCGGCGCAGGGTCGATCTGATCCACGAGGAGGTCCGCGACCACCTGCGCAGGTACCGCCCCTCGGCCGACCTGCTGGAACTGCGGAACCTGGCCCAGGTGGCCGACCTGATGGTGCGGTGCGCCGCCCACCGCCGGGAGAGCCGGGGCCTCCACTACAACGCCGACCACCCCGCGCCCCGTGACGAGTGGCGACGCGACACCTTCGTGCGGAGGGAGGTGCCGTGAAGCCCCGGCCGTACACGGAGTCGGTGCTGGTGGTGGACGACACCGAGTTCATGGCCCGGGTGCTGGCCGACATGCTCACCGGCGCCGGGTACCGGGTGCTGGTGGCCCTGGGCGGCCCCGAGGCCCTGAAGGTGTACGAACGCGAGCTCCCCGACGTCGTGACCCTGGACGTGGTCATGCCCGGTATGGACGGCATCCAGGTGTTGCGGCTGCTGCGCGAGATCGATCCGGCCTGCCGGGTGATCATGGTCTCGGCGGTGGGCCACGAGGCCAGGGTGCTCGAGGCCGTGCAGCTGGGGGCCCGGAACTACGTGCTCAAGCCCGTGGACAAGGACAAGCTCCTCGGCGCGGTGCGAAGGGCGCTGGACGAGTACTGATACGTATCAACCAGGTGACAAAATAGGCACACTTCCCAGTAACTTCGGTCCACGGTCTTCGGTCTTCGGTCTCCTGGCCCCCTGAGCAGAGGGGCAAGGAACCTGCCTCCGGCCGGGCGCGGGTGCCGGGGGCAGAGACTATAGAGGAATTCCGGGCAGATCGGCCCGTTAGGCGGGCGGCCGCTCCAACAGACCCCATGCCCCCGAGGTCTTGGCGTCGGGATTTCAGGAGCCGCCCAGCCGCCCTGCGGGCCGAAAGCCCCAGACCGACGACCAACGACCGAAGATAGAGCCGGTCAGGGATGTGAGCGCACCCAACAACCCCACGGACGGGTTCTCGGTGGCAACCATCGAAACGAGAGGGCGATGGCGGAGAGCCTGACGATCGAGGCCAGGGCGGGGCGGGTGTATCTGCGGGTGCCGCACGACCCGGCCCCGTTGTCGGCGGTGGTGCGCAGGCTCCGGCAGGACCTGCCCGGGGTGGCCATCGACTGGGTGGCGGTGCGGGAGGCCTACCTGTACGGCCGGGGCCGGGCGTTTCCGGTGGCCCACCGTAGTGCCGAGGCGTTCCGCGGCGAGAAGGCCAAGATCCGGTTCTCCGACGACGGGCTGACCGCCTACCTGATCCTGTACCCGCCCAAGGGCCGGGGGGCCCGGCTCACGGAAGAGGAGCTGGGCGAACTCGTGCGCGCCTACGGCGTGCCCGACGAGCTCTTGGACGCCGACGCCCTGCGGCGGGCGTTCCTGCGGCGCAGCTACCTGGAGCCCGAGGGGATCGCCCGGGGCCGTCCGCCGGTGGACGGACACCCCTCTCGGGTGGAGTGGCGGGGCGGAGCCCCGGTGGATCCCGACGCGTTCCTGTCGGCCCTGGAGGCCGGCGCCGACATGGCAGAGCCCTCTCTGCTGGTGGTGGAGCCGGGGCAGGCCGCGGGCACCTTCGTGCCCCCGGGCCGGGGCACACCGGGGCTGACGGTGAGGGGGGAGCCGATCCCGCCCCGGCCGGGGGAGAACCGGGTGCGGCTGGGCGCGGGGCTGGGCTTGGCGCCCGACGGCCGCACGGTGGTGGCCCAGGCGGCAGGCCAGGTCCGATTCACCGACCCGGAGCGCTCGCAGGCGTACCTGATGCCGGTGGTGCGGGTGGCGTCGGCCCAGGACCTGCGGCGGTGGAGGGACGAGGTCATTCCCGCCACGGTGGTGGTGGAGGGGGACCTGGAGGCGCCGTTCCCGGTTCGGGTGCTGGGCGACCTGGAGGTCCGGGGCAGCCTGATCCGCTCCCCGGTGGAGGTGATGGGCTCCCTGTTCACGGCGGCCGGAGTGATCCAGACCCGTGCGGTGCCCCTCCGGGTGGGCGGCGTGGTGTCGGCCGAGTTCTTCGAACGGGCCCACGTGATCGCCTCGGTGATCCATGTCCGCCGATACTCCATGAAGGGCCGCCTCACCGCCCTTCGAGCGATCTGGGTGGCCGGCGGCGGGGCCTGCCGGGGCGGGCTCCTGGAGGCGGGCGAACGGATTCGGGCCGGGGAGCTCGGAAGCCCCAACAACCTGGCCACCGAGGTCTCGGTGGCACGGGTCCGGATCATCGACCCGTTCCGGTCCGCCTTCTCCGGCTGGGCCGCCTTGCTCTCCCAACAGGCCCGAACCGAGGGAGCCCCCGCCTCCCTGGAAGCGGCCGCGGACGAGTGGGAAGCCCGGGCCCAGGCCCTGCCCGAACCCGATCCGATCCGAGGCCGGGTCGAGGCGGAAAAGGTGTTCCCCGGGGTCACGGTGCGGGTGGGCACGGCCGTGCGGAAGATGGAGAACCCGGTGGGCCGGGTCGAGTTCACCTACGAGCGGTTCGGCCCCCACGGCCGGGTCGCCATGCAGCGCAAGGGCTGAGCCGGGGAGCCCGATCAACGGGCCCGGAGCGTGCGCCGGACCGCATCCACCACCGCCCCGATGGTGACCGGCTTCCGGAGCATCCGGGCCCCGGTCACCCGGTCCGCCAGCCGGTCCAGGTCCCACGGCCCGGCCACGAGCAGTACGGACAGTCCGGCCCGGCGGGCCATCCGGACGGCTCGGGCCACGTCGTCCGCCGGGAACCCCGCCGGATCCATGAGCACGGCCCCGAACCGGTCGGGCCACCGCCACAGGGCCTCGGCCAGATCGTCCACCGCGTCCACGCCGCACACGTCCAGCCCGGCCTCCTTCAGCTCGGCATACAGGAAGGCCCGGGCCGGCCAGATCCGCGAGACCAGCACCG
This is a stretch of genomic DNA from Deferrisoma camini S3R1. It encodes these proteins:
- a CDS encoding response regulator, translated to MKPRPYTESVLVVDDTEFMARVLADMLTGAGYRVLVALGGPEALKVYERELPDVVTLDVVMPGMDGIQVLRLLREIDPACRVIMVSAVGHEARVLEAVQLGARNYVLKPVDKDKLLGAVRRALDEY
- the nadB gene encoding L-aspartate oxidase; amino-acid sequence: MERFDFLVLGSGIGGLTFALEVAETGTVGVVTKKERGESNTNYAQGGIAAVLDPEDSFESHVADTLEAGAGLCHREVVERVVREAPEHIRRLARWGVEFTPAKRAGLAFDLGQEGGHSRRRIVHARDMTGREVEQALLRRARESGSIRFFENHFAVDLIRDSAGRCGGAHVLAADGRIVPFLAPVTCLATGGAGKVYLYTSNPDIASGDGLAMAYRAGATLANLEFMQFHPTCLYHPQAKNFLISEAVRGEGGVLRLRSGETFMERYHPRGCLAPRDVVARAIDAEMKRTGDEHVLLDISHRDPEFVRSRFPGIHAACLRYGIDITRDPIPVVPAAHYLCGGVWVDARGRSDVPGLYAVGEVACTGLHGANRLASNSLLEALVFATAAARDARVRARQAGPIDPPPPWEAGGSREPDEDVVVTQNWDEIRRTMWNYVGIVRTDRRLSRARRRVDLIHEEVRDHLRRYRPSADLLELRNLAQVADLMVRCAAHRRESRGLHYNADHPAPRDEWRRDTFVRREVP
- a CDS encoding DUF342 domain-containing protein, which gives rise to MAESLTIEARAGRVYLRVPHDPAPLSAVVRRLRQDLPGVAIDWVAVREAYLYGRGRAFPVAHRSAEAFRGEKAKIRFSDDGLTAYLILYPPKGRGARLTEEELGELVRAYGVPDELLDADALRRAFLRRSYLEPEGIARGRPPVDGHPSRVEWRGGAPVDPDAFLSALEAGADMAEPSLLVVEPGQAAGTFVPPGRGTPGLTVRGEPIPPRPGENRVRLGAGLGLAPDGRTVVAQAAGQVRFTDPERSQAYLMPVVRVASAQDLRRWRDEVIPATVVVEGDLEAPFPVRVLGDLEVRGSLIRSPVEVMGSLFTAAGVIQTRAVPLRVGGVVSAEFFERAHVIASVIHVRRYSMKGRLTALRAIWVAGGGACRGGLLEAGERIRAGELGSPNNLATEVSVARVRIIDPFRSAFSGWAALLSQQARTEGAPASLEAAADEWEARAQALPEPDPIRGRVEAEKVFPGVTVRVGTAVRKMENPVGRVEFTYERFGPHGRVAMQRKG